One segment of Stenotrophomonas sp. SAU14A_NAIMI4_8 DNA contains the following:
- a CDS encoding acetyl-CoA hydrolase/transferase C-terminal domain-containing protein, protein MTEHLTDLDAAVDWLFARVDGPLRVGAPLALGKPHRLLNALYARVEADPSRPLQLYTALSLNPPKARGDGLEARFMAPFVQRHFGEDFPRLAYADAIARDALPAHVQVEEFYMQSGALLGSRQAQSSYTSLNYTHAADAVAQRAPQVIVQKVAMRPDDRRLSLSCNNDITQDTLDAIAARGLPRPLLVAEIDPQLPYLGGSATVDVSFFDLVITPPPPYPALFGLPRQPVADADYAIGLYASTLVRDGGTLQIGIGTLADALSHALVLRHTDNARYRRVLHALDPQLASHPLVQEIGGLEPFEVGLYGCSEMLNEGFRRLVQTGVIKRKVHDDLALMQRIENGSTLSIDHATLAAEGEYLHGAFYLGSPEFYEWLRTLPEDECRAIGMRRISEINQLYGGNETLERLQRRHARFFNSCMMATALGAAVSDALDDGRVVSGVGGQYNFVAMAHALPEARSVLMFRAARDDKGQRASNVRWNYGHTTIPRHLRDIYLNEYGIADLRGLTDEDCVQAMTAITEAPFQAALLEQAHAARKLRVAQQPDPQRLQRNTPAALIAALAPFRSDGTLPDYPLGSDFNEIEQVLVKALGWLKANTQTRGATLRTVWDALRQPAGDGDAVYLQRMGLQAPKDFGERLNARLLRLALARTA, encoded by the coding sequence ATGACCGAACACCTGACCGACCTGGACGCCGCCGTTGATTGGCTGTTCGCGCGCGTGGACGGGCCGCTGCGGGTGGGTGCGCCGCTGGCGCTGGGCAAGCCGCACCGGCTGTTGAATGCCTTGTATGCACGGGTGGAAGCGGATCCGTCGCGGCCGCTGCAGCTGTACACCGCGCTGTCGCTGAACCCGCCCAAGGCGCGCGGCGATGGGCTGGAGGCGCGCTTCATGGCGCCGTTCGTGCAGCGCCATTTCGGCGAGGATTTCCCGCGCCTGGCCTATGCCGATGCCATCGCCCGCGATGCGCTGCCGGCGCATGTGCAGGTGGAAGAGTTCTACATGCAGTCCGGCGCGCTGCTGGGTTCGCGGCAGGCGCAGTCCAGCTACACCAGCCTGAACTACACGCACGCCGCCGATGCGGTGGCCCAGCGCGCGCCGCAGGTGATCGTGCAGAAGGTGGCCATGCGCCCGGATGATCGCCGGCTGTCGCTGTCATGCAACAACGACATCACCCAGGACACGCTGGATGCGATTGCCGCACGCGGCCTGCCGCGCCCGTTGCTGGTGGCCGAGATCGACCCGCAGCTGCCCTACCTGGGCGGTTCGGCCACGGTGGATGTGTCCTTCTTCGACCTGGTGATCACCCCGCCGCCGCCCTACCCCGCGCTGTTCGGCCTGCCGCGGCAGCCGGTGGCCGACGCCGACTACGCCATCGGCCTGTACGCCAGCACTCTGGTGCGCGATGGCGGCACGCTGCAGATCGGCATCGGCACCCTGGCCGATGCGCTCAGCCACGCGCTGGTGCTGCGCCATACCGACAACGCGCGCTACCGCCGCGTGCTGCATGCGCTGGACCCGCAGCTGGCCAGCCATCCGCTGGTGCAGGAAATCGGCGGGCTGGAGCCGTTCGAGGTCGGCCTGTACGGCTGCAGCGAAATGCTCAACGAAGGCTTCCGCCGGTTGGTGCAGACCGGGGTGATCAAGCGCAAGGTGCACGACGATCTGGCCCTGATGCAGCGCATCGAAAACGGCAGTACGCTGTCGATCGACCACGCCACCCTGGCCGCCGAGGGTGAATACCTGCACGGCGCGTTCTACCTGGGTTCGCCGGAATTCTACGAATGGCTGCGCACCCTGCCCGAAGACGAATGCCGCGCGATCGGCATGCGCCGCATCAGCGAGATCAACCAGCTCTATGGTGGCAACGAGACGCTGGAGCGCCTGCAGCGCCGCCATGCGCGCTTCTTCAATTCCTGCATGATGGCCACCGCGCTGGGCGCGGCAGTGTCGGACGCGCTGGATGATGGGCGCGTGGTCTCGGGCGTGGGTGGGCAGTACAACTTCGTGGCCATGGCCCATGCCCTGCCGGAAGCACGCAGCGTGCTGATGTTCCGTGCCGCACGCGACGACAAGGGCCAGCGCGCCTCGAACGTGCGCTGGAACTACGGCCACACCACCATTCCGCGGCACCTGCGCGATATCTATCTGAACGAGTACGGCATTGCCGATCTGCGCGGTTTGACCGACGAGGACTGCGTGCAGGCGATGACCGCCATTACCGAAGCGCCGTTCCAGGCCGCACTGCTGGAGCAGGCGCACGCCGCGCGCAAACTGCGTGTCGCGCAGCAGCCGGATCCGCAGCGTCTGCAGCGCAACACGCCTGCCGCGTTGATAGCGGCGCTGGCTCCCTTCCGCAGTGATGGCACCCTGCCCGACTACCCGCTGGGCAGTGACTTCAACGAGATTGAACAGGTGCTGGTGAAGGCGCTGGGCTGGCTGAAGGCGAATACGCAGACACGCGGCGCGACGCTGCGCACGGTGTGGGATGCGCTGCGCCAGCCGGCCGGCGATGGCGATGCGGTGTATCTGCAGCGCATGGGGCTGCAGGCGCCGAAGGATTTTGGCGAGCGCTTGAACGCGCGGCTGCTGCGGCTGGCGTTGGCGCGCACCGCGTAA
- a CDS encoding NADAR family protein, protein MNDDSRFLHDLQQRQAAGDDLRYLCFWGHQPPRSGVSASCFSQWYDAGFDIEGVHYRTAEHYMMAGKARLFGATVLLDKIIASATPDKAKALGRQIEGFDEARWVQARYDLVVAGNRAKFSQNPELGAFLRATAGWVLVEASPVDFIWGIGLAKDHADAHNPAQWRGLNLLGFALMDVREAM, encoded by the coding sequence ATGAACGACGATTCCCGTTTCCTGCACGACCTGCAGCAACGCCAGGCCGCAGGCGATGACCTGCGCTATCTGTGTTTCTGGGGCCACCAGCCGCCGCGCAGCGGTGTGTCTGCGTCCTGCTTCAGCCAGTGGTACGACGCCGGCTTCGACATTGAGGGCGTGCACTACCGCACCGCCGAGCACTACATGATGGCCGGCAAGGCGCGGCTGTTCGGCGCAACCGTCCTGCTCGACAAGATCATCGCCAGCGCCACGCCGGACAAGGCCAAGGCGCTGGGCCGCCAGATCGAAGGCTTCGATGAAGCGCGCTGGGTGCAGGCGCGCTACGACCTGGTGGTGGCCGGCAACCGCGCCAAGTTCAGCCAGAACCCGGAACTGGGCGCCTTCCTGCGCGCCACGGCGGGTTGGGTGCTGGTGGAAGCCAGCCCGGTGGATTTCATCTGGGGCATCGGCCTGGCCAAGGACCACGCCGACGCGCACAACCCGGCGCAATGGCGCGGGCTGAACCTGCTGGGCTTTGCATTGATGGATGTGCGCGAGGCGATGTAG
- a CDS encoding HigA family addiction module antitoxin, with amino-acid sequence MPLHDPPHPGEALREDILPTIKMSISALAHHLGYSRGQLSTVINGHAGISAELAYRLELAGLGNARMWLAMQAAYDLWQAEHREHPAIARLDLPEALNRPQ; translated from the coding sequence ATGCCGCTGCATGATCCGCCCCATCCTGGGGAAGCGCTACGCGAAGACATCCTGCCGACGATCAAGATGTCCATCAGTGCGCTCGCGCACCACCTCGGGTACTCACGTGGGCAATTGTCGACGGTCATCAACGGCCATGCAGGCATTTCTGCCGAGCTGGCGTACCGCTTGGAACTGGCCGGTCTGGGAAATGCCCGGATGTGGTTGGCGATGCAAGCGGCCTACGATCTCTGGCAGGCAGAACATCGCGAGCATCCTGCGATCGCGCGTCTCGATCTCCCCGAAGCCTTGAACCGCCCGCAGTAG
- a CDS encoding type II toxin-antitoxin system RelE/ParE family toxin, with product MRRLLHQLDQAHTPGDMGLPGNRLHPLRGSYKGYWTVSVSAHWRLVFRFRGLDVELVDYLDYH from the coding sequence TTGCGGCGCCTGCTTCACCAGTTGGACCAGGCCCATACGCCTGGAGACATGGGGCTGCCAGGCAATCGCCTGCACCCCTTGCGTGGCAGCTACAAGGGATACTGGACGGTAAGCGTGTCAGCGCATTGGCGACTGGTTTTTCGCTTCCGCGGTCTCGATGTTGAACTGGTCGACTACCTTGATTATCACTAG
- the tkt gene encoding transketolase, producing the protein MTQPTRRQLANAIRFLAADAVETAKSGHPGMPMGMADIAEVLWNDYLRHNPNNPQWFNRDRFVLSNGHGSMLQYALLHLSGYDLPIEQLKQFRQLGSHTAGHPERHETPGVETTTGPLGQGFANAVGFALAEKLLAQRFNRPELEIVDHRTWVFMGDGCLMEGVSHESASLAGTWGLHKLVCFWDNNHISIDGNVEGWFTDNTPERFEAYGWNVVRDVDGHDPESIKAGIEAALSQDDKPTLICCRTTIGFGSPNKAGKESSHGAPLGKDELEATRRQLGWNYGPFEIPEEIYAGWRAGGTGTLRQAEWEQQFDKYAAQFPAEAAELTRRSHGELPADFVAKADAYIAQVAAEGPTIASRKASQLAIEAFAPLLPEIVGGSADLAHSNLTLWKGSKSVASDDANANYVYYGVREFGMTAIANGLALHGGFIPFDATFLVFSDYARNGVRMSALIPAHAIHVYTHDSIGLGEDGPTHQPVEHLASLRYIPNNDVWRPCDAVESAVSWKAAITRQDGPSCLVFSRQNLPHQPRDAGQIAQIERGGYVLADAVGTPDVILIATGSEVSLATEAKAQLDAAGLKTRVVSMPSTDVFLRQDAAYRESVLPNAVRKRVAVEAGVTGFWRQFVGLDGAVIGIDTFGASAPADKLYQHFGITATHVVEAAKAL; encoded by the coding sequence ATGACGCAGCCTACCCGTCGCCAGTTGGCCAACGCCATCCGCTTCCTTGCCGCCGATGCGGTTGAAACCGCAAAGTCCGGCCACCCCGGCATGCCCATGGGCATGGCCGATATCGCCGAAGTCCTCTGGAACGACTATCTCCGGCACAACCCGAACAACCCGCAGTGGTTCAACCGCGACCGCTTCGTGCTGTCCAACGGCCACGGCTCGATGCTGCAGTACGCCCTGCTGCACCTGAGCGGCTACGACCTGCCGATCGAACAGCTCAAGCAGTTCCGCCAGCTGGGCAGCCACACCGCTGGCCACCCGGAACGCCACGAGACCCCGGGCGTGGAAACCACCACCGGCCCGCTGGGCCAGGGTTTTGCCAACGCCGTGGGCTTCGCTCTGGCCGAGAAGCTGCTGGCACAGCGCTTCAACCGCCCGGAGCTGGAAATCGTCGACCACCGCACCTGGGTGTTCATGGGCGATGGCTGCCTGATGGAAGGCGTTTCGCATGAATCCGCTTCGCTGGCCGGCACCTGGGGCCTGCACAAGCTGGTCTGCTTCTGGGACAACAACCACATCTCCATCGACGGCAACGTCGAAGGCTGGTTCACCGACAACACCCCCGAGCGTTTCGAGGCCTACGGCTGGAACGTGGTGCGCGATGTCGATGGCCACGATCCGGAAAGCATCAAGGCTGGCATCGAAGCGGCCCTGTCGCAGGACGACAAGCCGACCCTGATCTGCTGCCGCACCACGATTGGTTTCGGTTCGCCGAACAAGGCCGGCAAGGAATCCAGCCACGGCGCGCCGCTGGGCAAGGACGAACTGGAAGCCACCCGCAGGCAGCTGGGCTGGAACTACGGTCCGTTCGAGATCCCCGAAGAGATCTACGCCGGCTGGCGTGCCGGCGGTACCGGCACCCTGCGCCAGGCCGAATGGGAACAGCAGTTCGACAAGTACGCCGCGCAGTTCCCGGCCGAAGCGGCCGAACTGACCCGTCGCTCGCACGGCGAACTGCCGGCCGACTTCGTCGCCAAGGCCGATGCCTACATCGCCCAGGTGGCCGCTGAAGGCCCGACGATCGCTTCGCGCAAGGCCTCGCAGCTGGCCATCGAAGCCTTCGCCCCGCTGCTGCCGGAAATCGTCGGCGGTTCGGCTGACCTGGCGCACTCCAACCTGACCCTGTGGAAGGGCAGCAAGTCGGTCGCCAGCGACGACGCCAACGCCAACTACGTGTACTACGGCGTGCGCGAGTTCGGCATGACCGCCATTGCCAATGGTCTGGCCCTGCACGGTGGCTTCATTCCGTTCGATGCCACCTTCCTGGTGTTCAGCGACTACGCCCGCAACGGCGTGCGCATGAGCGCGCTGATCCCGGCCCATGCCATCCACGTCTACACCCACGACTCGATCGGCCTGGGCGAAGACGGCCCGACCCACCAGCCGGTGGAACATCTGGCCTCGCTGCGCTACATCCCGAACAACGATGTGTGGCGCCCCTGCGATGCGGTGGAATCGGCGGTGAGCTGGAAGGCAGCGATCACCCGTCAGGACGGTCCGAGCTGCCTGGTGTTCAGCCGCCAGAACCTGCCGCACCAGCCGCGCGATGCCGGGCAGATCGCGCAGATCGAACGCGGCGGCTACGTGCTGGCCGATGCGGTCGGCACCCCGGACGTGATCCTGATCGCCACCGGTTCGGAAGTGTCTCTGGCCACCGAAGCCAAGGCGCAGCTGGATGCCGCCGGCCTGAAGACCCGCGTGGTGTCCATGCCGTCCACCGACGTGTTCCTGCGCCAGGATGCGGCCTACCGTGAATCGGTGCTGCCCAACGCCGTGCGCAAGCGCGTGGCGGTGGAAGCCGGCGTGACCGGCTTCTGGCGCCAGTTCGTTGGCCTGGACGGTGCGGTGATCGGCATCGACACCTTCGGCGCTTCGGCCCCGGCCGACAAGCTGTACCAGCACTTCGGCATCACCGCCACGCACGTGGTGGAAGCAGCCAAGGCGCTGTAA
- a CDS encoding dicarboxylate/amino acid:cation symporter: MTAAAAGKKKLPLHWKMGIGFAIGLVLGLIVHALGGSVEGLQTGAKWVMDYITTPASGLFLNLIFMLIVPLIFSALIMGVSEMGDIRALGRIGWKTLAYTVLLSGIAVGIGLVLVNVLKPGAGVDPQTAALMLSENAERSKEIVAGIHGTPKGMDMLLSIVPSNVLQAASDNGAILSLMFFALMFGIGMVLTDDEKVAPLRRAIEGVFEISMTLINLVIRLAPYAVACFMFNLAALFGFELIIRLGAYVGVVVLALGLHMVVTYGTAVWLSGRSPLSFFRDTQEATVMAFSTASSNATLPTALRVADQMGLPQRVSRFVLTVGATANQNGTALFEGVTVIFLAQFFGVDLSIGQQIMVMAVCILGGIGTAGVPSGSLPVVAMICAMVGVNPLGIGLILGVNHFLDMCRTALNVTGDLALTTLVAKGEAHDRPEPAAPRD; the protein is encoded by the coding sequence ATGACAGCAGCTGCTGCCGGCAAGAAGAAGTTGCCCCTGCACTGGAAGATGGGCATCGGCTTCGCGATCGGCCTGGTCCTGGGACTGATCGTGCACGCCCTGGGTGGCAGCGTGGAAGGCCTGCAGACCGGCGCCAAGTGGGTGATGGACTACATCACCACGCCCGCCTCGGGCCTGTTCCTCAACCTGATCTTCATGCTGATCGTGCCGCTGATCTTCTCGGCACTCATCATGGGTGTGTCGGAAATGGGCGATATCCGCGCCCTCGGCCGCATCGGCTGGAAGACCCTGGCCTACACCGTGCTGCTGTCCGGCATTGCCGTGGGCATCGGCCTGGTGCTGGTGAATGTGCTCAAGCCTGGCGCCGGCGTGGACCCGCAGACGGCCGCGCTGATGCTTTCGGAAAACGCCGAGCGCAGCAAGGAAATCGTGGCCGGCATCCATGGCACGCCCAAGGGCATGGACATGCTGCTGTCGATCGTGCCCAGCAACGTGCTGCAGGCCGCTTCGGACAACGGCGCCATCCTGTCGCTGATGTTCTTCGCCCTGATGTTCGGCATCGGCATGGTGCTGACCGACGATGAGAAGGTTGCGCCGCTGCGCCGCGCCATCGAGGGCGTGTTCGAAATCTCGATGACCCTGATCAACCTGGTCATCCGCCTGGCCCCGTATGCGGTGGCCTGCTTCATGTTCAACCTGGCCGCACTGTTCGGCTTCGAGCTGATCATCCGCCTGGGCGCCTACGTGGGCGTGGTGGTGCTGGCCCTGGGCCTGCACATGGTGGTGACCTACGGTACCGCCGTGTGGCTGTCGGGCCGTTCGCCGCTGTCGTTCTTCCGCGATACCCAGGAAGCGACGGTGATGGCCTTCTCCACCGCCTCCAGCAACGCGACCCTGCCCACCGCCCTGCGCGTGGCCGACCAGATGGGCCTGCCGCAGCGCGTGTCGCGCTTCGTGCTGACCGTGGGCGCGACCGCCAACCAGAACGGCACTGCGCTGTTCGAGGGCGTGACGGTCATCTTCCTGGCCCAGTTCTTCGGCGTGGACCTGAGCATCGGTCAGCAGATCATGGTCATGGCCGTGTGCATCCTGGGTGGCATCGGTACGGCCGGCGTGCCGTCCGGCTCGCTGCCGGTGGTGGCCATGATCTGTGCCATGGTCGGGGTGAACCCGCTGGGCATCGGCCTGATCCTGGGCGTGAACCACTTCCTGGACATGTGCCGCACCGCCCTGAACGTGACCGGCGACCTGGCCCTGACCACCCTGGTGGCCAAGGGCGAAGCGCACGATCGCCCGGAGCCGGCTGCGCCGCGCGATTGA
- a CDS encoding BatD family protein yields the protein MKRKARVHERWALPALALWLLWLPLAAMAQTRAWLEPDTIAAGDSVTLNVETDQGAPDYTPLNVDFALGAQSSSRQVQWSNGGMQRRDVYTVLLTPRRTGVLQVPSLQVGAARTVPLTLQVNAAAVATAQTHAAAFVETEVDDDTPYVQQSVGVVVRLYFASQLASGELVLDTPQGASLQRVGEDRTDVRQINGRRYNVVERRFLLIPERSGALRLPGARFSGRSAGGFFDDFFGNGGDGRMNAVAPERTLQVREQPAQAPQPWLPLHGLQLRYTSAPNTARTGEAATVVVEAVANGATRAQFTDLPVPDLGDAAQVFAEPAQYDETFTGSTPRLKITRRYSIVPRTPGDLVVPGPSVAWWNVDNGTAQQARLPELRLAVSAGRGGVPAPQPIDTQSALPGQDATPAAQTALAATARAVPVWPWVAAVVGLVVLWLLTLLWGWRRGRRAAAPAGAAAGTAAPVRRGGGSTADLRRALDADGFDQVEAQLCAMAGVDRLEQVIERLADAEQRQVLRDLQQARWGVQGELGALRARLRVAFRDGPHWSAPQAAGDTGLAPLYPTRQP from the coding sequence ATGAAGCGCAAGGCACGCGTGCATGAACGTTGGGCGTTGCCTGCGCTGGCCCTGTGGCTGTTGTGGCTGCCGCTGGCCGCGATGGCACAGACCCGTGCATGGCTGGAACCGGACACCATCGCCGCCGGCGACTCGGTCACCCTGAATGTGGAAACCGACCAGGGCGCGCCCGACTACACGCCGCTGAACGTCGATTTCGCGCTGGGCGCACAGAGCAGCAGCCGTCAGGTGCAGTGGAGCAATGGCGGCATGCAGCGCCGCGATGTGTACACGGTGCTGCTGACGCCGCGCCGCACCGGCGTGCTGCAGGTGCCTTCCCTGCAGGTCGGCGCCGCACGCACGGTGCCGCTCACCCTGCAGGTGAACGCCGCGGCGGTGGCGACGGCGCAGACCCATGCCGCCGCCTTCGTCGAAACCGAGGTGGACGATGACACGCCTTACGTACAGCAGAGCGTAGGCGTGGTGGTGCGGCTGTACTTCGCCTCGCAGCTGGCCTCGGGCGAGCTGGTGCTCGATACGCCGCAGGGCGCATCGCTGCAGCGGGTGGGCGAGGACCGCACCGATGTGCGGCAGATCAATGGCCGTCGCTACAACGTGGTTGAACGGCGCTTCCTGCTGATTCCCGAACGCAGCGGTGCGCTGCGCCTGCCGGGCGCACGCTTCAGTGGCCGCAGTGCCGGCGGCTTCTTCGACGATTTCTTCGGCAACGGCGGCGATGGCCGCATGAATGCCGTCGCGCCCGAGCGCACCCTGCAGGTGCGCGAGCAACCGGCGCAGGCGCCACAGCCGTGGCTGCCGTTGCACGGCCTGCAGCTGCGCTATACCAGTGCGCCGAACACCGCGCGTACCGGCGAGGCCGCCACCGTGGTGGTCGAAGCGGTGGCCAACGGGGCCACGCGCGCGCAGTTCACCGACCTGCCGGTGCCCGATCTGGGCGATGCGGCGCAGGTGTTCGCCGAGCCGGCGCAATACGATGAAACCTTCACCGGCAGCACGCCGCGGCTGAAGATCACCCGGCGCTATTCGATCGTGCCGCGCACGCCGGGCGACCTGGTGGTGCCCGGGCCCAGCGTGGCCTGGTGGAACGTGGACAATGGCACGGCGCAGCAGGCGCGCCTGCCCGAACTGCGCCTGGCGGTCAGCGCCGGGCGTGGCGGGGTGCCTGCACCGCAGCCGATCGACACGCAATCGGCCTTGCCCGGCCAGGATGCGACCCCGGCAGCGCAGACGGCACTGGCCGCGACGGCGCGCGCGGTACCGGTATGGCCGTGGGTGGCCGCCGTGGTGGGGCTGGTCGTGCTGTGGCTGCTGACCCTGCTGTGGGGCTGGCGGCGTGGCCGCAGGGCAGCGGCGCCGGCCGGTGCCGCGGCGGGCACGGCAGCACCGGTCCGCCGCGGTGGCGGCAGCACCGCCGACCTGCGCCGCGCGCTGGATGCCGACGGCTTTGACCAGGTGGAGGCACAGCTGTGCGCGATGGCCGGTGTGGACCGCTTGGAGCAGGTGATCGAACGCCTGGCCGACGCCGAACAGCGCCAGGTGCTGCGCGACCTGCAGCAGGCGCGCTGGGGCGTGCAGGGCGAACTGGGCGCGCTGCGGGCGCGCCTGCGGGTGGCCTTCCGTGACGGACCGCACTGGTCGGCCCCGCAGGCGGCCGGCGACACTGGGCTGGCGCCGCTGTACCCCACGCGGCAACCCTGA
- a CDS encoding VWA domain-containing protein — protein sequence MIALSLALPDWNALHFLRPDWLWALLALPVIIAFALWRQRRSEGWRQAVDAHLLPHLLAAEGRRRRRLPWAIVLGWALAVLALAGPSWRQQAQPLFQSSAPLVVVLDLSSRITATDLPPSRLLQARAKIGGLLRARQGGQVGLVVYADDAYTVAPLTDDVANVALYLDALAPDVMPRDGQRADRGIDWATQLLRQTGALRGRILLISDQANGETALAAAQARALGLQVSVLGLGTPAGAAYRDSSGQIAQAALDETGLRAVATAGGGRYQRIAADDRDLQALDVLDGSGAQAQARPGQSRQWQDEGYWLLPPVMLLALLAFRRRALLAAVLAVGLLPLSGQVQAAPPAAATSPAHGTLWQRGDQREHERLAEGVQAYHNGDFAAARQKFEGIDSDAGWYNLGNALARQGDYDGAIAAYDKALARHPGMADAVANRAVVDAARKRKPPPGKNEGQGKQPPKSQNPSQQPKPSQGQQGQGQQGQQGQQGQQGQPQRPQDGKPGEQQDGSGAGDSQQPPQSADAKAQAQADAQQRQRMQQSLQQAQRADQAGKVAARTDGRTPQQREEQQAVEAWMRRVPDDPGALLRTKFQLENERRKREGR from the coding sequence ATGATCGCCCTGTCGCTGGCCCTGCCGGACTGGAACGCGCTGCATTTCCTGCGGCCTGATTGGCTGTGGGCGTTGCTGGCGCTGCCGGTGATCATCGCCTTCGCCCTGTGGCGGCAGCGCCGCAGCGAAGGCTGGCGGCAGGCGGTGGATGCGCATCTGCTGCCGCACCTGCTGGCGGCCGAGGGGCGCCGACGGCGGCGGTTGCCGTGGGCCATCGTGCTGGGCTGGGCGCTGGCCGTGCTGGCCCTGGCCGGGCCCAGCTGGCGGCAACAGGCACAGCCCTTGTTCCAGTCCAGCGCGCCTCTGGTGGTGGTGCTGGATCTGTCCAGCCGCATCACCGCGACCGACCTGCCGCCGTCGCGCCTGCTGCAGGCACGGGCCAAGATCGGCGGTCTGCTGCGGGCGCGTCAGGGCGGGCAGGTGGGCCTGGTGGTCTACGCCGACGATGCCTATACGGTGGCGCCGTTGACCGACGATGTGGCCAACGTGGCGCTGTACCTGGACGCGCTGGCGCCGGATGTGATGCCGCGTGATGGCCAGCGTGCCGACCGCGGCATCGATTGGGCCACGCAGTTGCTGCGGCAGACCGGTGCGCTGCGCGGGCGCATCCTGCTGATCAGTGACCAGGCCAACGGCGAAACAGCACTGGCTGCGGCGCAGGCGCGCGCACTCGGCCTGCAGGTGTCGGTGCTGGGCCTGGGCACGCCCGCCGGTGCCGCTTACCGCGACAGCAGCGGCCAGATCGCGCAGGCCGCGTTGGACGAAACCGGGCTGCGCGCAGTGGCCACGGCCGGCGGCGGTCGCTACCAGCGCATTGCCGCCGATGATCGCGACCTGCAGGCGCTGGATGTGTTGGACGGCAGTGGCGCGCAGGCACAGGCGCGTCCCGGCCAGAGCCGGCAGTGGCAGGACGAAGGCTACTGGCTGCTGCCGCCGGTGATGCTGCTGGCGCTGCTGGCGTTCCGTCGCCGCGCGCTGCTGGCCGCCGTGCTGGCCGTGGGCCTGTTGCCGCTGAGCGGGCAGGTGCAGGCCGCGCCGCCAGCCGCGGCCACCAGCCCAGCGCACGGTACGCTGTGGCAACGCGGTGACCAGCGCGAACACGAGCGCCTGGCCGAAGGCGTGCAGGCGTACCACAACGGCGATTTCGCGGCGGCCCGACAGAAGTTCGAAGGCATCGACAGCGATGCCGGCTGGTACAACCTGGGTAACGCGCTGGCACGCCAGGGCGACTATGACGGCGCCATCGCCGCCTATGACAAGGCGCTGGCCAGGCACCCGGGCATGGCCGATGCCGTGGCCAACCGCGCGGTGGTCGATGCCGCGCGCAAGCGCAAGCCGCCACCGGGCAAGAACGAAGGGCAGGGCAAACAGCCGCCGAAGTCGCAGAACCCATCGCAGCAGCCCAAGCCGTCGCAGGGCCAGCAGGGTCAGGGTCAACAAGGGCAGCAGGGTCAACAAGGCCAGCAGGGCCAACCGCAACGTCCGCAGGACGGCAAGCCGGGTGAGCAGCAGGACGGTTCGGGCGCGGGCGATTCGCAGCAACCGCCACAGTCCGCCGACGCCAAGGCGCAGGCGCAGGCCGATGCCCAGCAGCGCCAGCGCATGCAGCAGTCCCTGCAGCAGGCGCAGCGTGCCGACCAGGCCGGCAAGGTGGCCGCACGCACCGACGGCCGCACCCCGCAGCAGCGCGAGGAACAACAGGCCGTGGAAGCGTGGATGCGCCGCGTTCCCGATGATCCGGGGGCGCTGCTGCGCACCAAGTTCCAGTTGGAAAACGAACGCAGAAAGAGGGAAGGGCGATGA